Proteins encoded in a region of the Phoenix dactylifera cultivar Barhee BC4 chromosome 3, palm_55x_up_171113_PBpolish2nd_filt_p, whole genome shotgun sequence genome:
- the LOC103715702 gene encoding zinc finger protein 10, translated as MEKTRYWMWSRRKLSERPLSSQIPPASVGSSYSESWEEQAFAEDSAGHLGGCIWPPRSYSCSFCRREFRSAQALGGHMNVHRRDRARLKQSSSPTSEALENSDHHLNPCSVPLKRTQYPTQLGPLVFNSNPKPNPNCGVVESPLSPSKVSAASTQENLSAHTLISPSYSSCVIRENLKESLFSTTRSLKTSIPDGPFTIPELKIGRENLRLREAGCQARRDPDDEEEEAITIKRRRIDSTSFFVRRSPDDWQQDQAEVLKFSPGPVEELDLELRLGDPPKVK; from the coding sequence ATGGAGAAAACAAGGTACTGGATGTGGAGTAGAAGGAAATTGAGCGAGAGGCCTCTCAGCTCCCAGATCCCTCCAGCCTCTGTTGGCTCCTCCTACAGCGAGTCGTGGGAAGAGCAAGCCTTTGCAGAAGACTCTGCAGGCCACTTGGGTGGCTGCATATGGCCTCCAAGATCCTACTCATGCAGCTTTTGTAGACGGGAATTCCGATCGGCTCAAGCTTTGGGTGGCCACATGAACGTGCACCGGAGGGATCGAGCAAGGCTCAAACAATCTTCAAGCCCTACCAGCGAAGCCCTTGAAAATAGTGACCATCATCTTAATCCCTGCAGTGTGCCACTGAAACGCACACAATATCCAACCCAGCTTGGACCTCTGGTATTCAACTCTAACCCTAAACCTAACCCTAATTGTGGTGTTGTAGAAtcacctctctctccttctaagGTCTCAGCAGCGTCCACCCAAGAAAATTTGAGTGCGCACACCTTAATTTCTCCTTCATATTCTTCCTGTGTCATTCGAGAAAACCTGAAGGAATCCCTTTTCTCTACCACTAGATCGCTCAAAACTTCGATACCTGATGGACCATTTACCATCCCAGAATTAAAGATTGGAAGAGAGAATTTGAGATTAAGAGAAGCAGGTTGTCAGGCACGAAGAGATCCagatgatgaggaggaagaggccatcACTATCAAGAGACGGAGGATTGATTCAACATCTTTCTTCGTGAGACGATCTCCAGATGATTGGCAACAAGACCAGGCCGAGGTATTGAAATTTAGTCCCGGACCTGTTGAAGAATTAGATCTCGAGCTAAGGCTTGGAGATCCCCCTAAGGTTAAGTAG